One window from the genome of Terrimicrobium sacchariphilum encodes:
- a CDS encoding fumarylacetoacetate hydrolase family protein — protein MKIIRYEDRNGGISHGALERDGRVRQIHGNLFGSFQLSETLSIPGKFLAPLIPTEILCIGLNYKRHAAESGMAIPDYPVLFVKGVNSLQNPGDPIEIPATLPSDEVDYECELAIVMGKRCKNVPRDCAMDYVLGYTCANDVSARDWQIRKGGGQWCRGKTFDTFCPLGPAIVTRDEIRDPNALRICTLLNGETVQDWNTADMIFDVPALIEFLSGSTTLLPGTVILTGTPHGVGMAAKPPRWLKPGDVVTVDIEGIGALTNPVVPESRPFQG, from the coding sequence ATGAAAATCATCCGATACGAAGATCGCAACGGCGGAATCTCTCATGGAGCGCTGGAACGCGACGGCAGAGTGCGTCAAATCCATGGCAATCTTTTCGGATCATTCCAACTCTCTGAAACGCTCTCGATACCAGGAAAATTCCTTGCCCCACTCATTCCCACCGAAATCCTTTGCATCGGATTGAACTACAAGCGTCACGCTGCGGAGAGCGGGATGGCGATTCCGGATTATCCAGTGCTTTTCGTCAAAGGCGTCAACTCCCTTCAAAATCCAGGCGACCCCATCGAGATTCCAGCAACCCTTCCCAGCGATGAAGTGGATTATGAATGCGAGTTGGCAATCGTTATGGGAAAGCGCTGCAAAAATGTCCCGCGCGACTGTGCCATGGATTATGTCCTGGGATATACCTGCGCCAATGATGTCAGCGCGCGGGACTGGCAGATCAGAAAGGGCGGAGGCCAGTGGTGTCGCGGCAAAACCTTTGACACCTTCTGCCCATTGGGTCCGGCGATCGTCACTCGTGACGAGATCAGGGATCCGAATGCACTACGCATTTGCACACTTCTGAATGGGGAAACCGTGCAGGATTGGAATACCGCAGACATGATCTTCGATGTCCCGGCGCTGATCGAGTTCTTGAGCGGCAGCACAACCTTGCTGCCAGGGACTGTGATATTGACAGGCACACCTCATGGAGTCGGTATGGCGGCAAAGCCGCCGCGCTGGCTCAAGCCTGGCGATGTGGTGACTGTCGACATCGAGGGCATAGGCGCTTTGACGAACCCGGTGGTACCGGAGAGTCGTCCGTTTCAGGGATAA
- a CDS encoding C-terminal binding protein, with amino-acid sequence MAAGPRAASCGTSRTSFRPSMNVFITDHGFPHVDREREIITQTGAKLHVAQCKTAEDVIAECGEADALLVQWAPVTSEVVAHLNQCRIIVRYGIGVDNIDLQAATARNIPVCNVPDYCIDEVSDHSLALALSLTRRLPQTDALVRQGTWKITPPTSFPAFRDTVFATAGFGRIARAVLERARGFGFQLAAYDPLVPTEKFAALGVKQLQLEELFQEAGILSLHLPLTTQTRHFIDRTRLSRMRNDAVLVNTARGGLIDTEALTEALAQGGIAGAGLDVFETEPLLGDHPLRDVPNTILTSHTAWYSGGSVPELQRKAAEEIVRGLAGLALSHPVNRV; translated from the coding sequence ATGGCGGCTGGTCCGCGGGCGGCTTCATGCGGGACTTCTAGGACCTCATTTCGTCCATCAATGAACGTCTTCATCACCGATCACGGATTCCCCCATGTCGACCGCGAGCGTGAAATCATCACGCAGACCGGAGCAAAGCTTCATGTCGCGCAATGCAAAACCGCGGAGGATGTCATAGCAGAGTGTGGGGAAGCCGACGCTCTGCTGGTTCAATGGGCGCCAGTCACCAGCGAAGTCGTCGCCCACCTCAATCAATGCCGGATCATCGTTCGCTACGGCATCGGGGTCGACAACATTGATCTCCAGGCGGCCACTGCAAGAAACATCCCGGTTTGCAATGTTCCCGACTACTGCATTGATGAGGTCTCGGACCATTCGCTCGCACTCGCCCTCTCCTTGACCCGGCGACTTCCGCAGACCGATGCCCTCGTCCGGCAAGGGACCTGGAAAATCACCCCACCCACCTCCTTTCCCGCTTTCCGGGATACCGTATTTGCCACCGCTGGCTTTGGCCGTATCGCCAGGGCAGTGCTCGAAAGGGCGAGAGGATTCGGCTTTCAACTCGCTGCTTATGATCCTCTGGTTCCAACGGAGAAGTTCGCCGCGCTGGGAGTGAAGCAGCTTCAATTGGAGGAGCTTTTTCAAGAAGCTGGGATTCTCTCCCTTCATCTTCCCCTTACGACCCAAACAAGGCACTTCATCGATCGAACCAGGCTGAGCCGGATGCGAAACGATGCTGTATTGGTCAATACAGCACGCGGCGGATTGATAGATACCGAGGCTCTGACCGAAGCACTTGCTCAGGGAGGTATCGCAGGGGCCGGTCTGGACGTATTCGAGACAGAACCATTGCTGGGAGATCATCCTCTTCGAGATGTTCCAAATACGATCCTGACTTCCCATACTGCCTGGTACAGCGGAGGCAGCGTACCGGAGCTCCAGCGTAAAGCAGCTGAGGAGATCGTGCGGGGTCTTGCCGGCCTGGCGCTTTCGCACCCCGTCAACCGCGTCTAG